Proteins from one Mycobacterium sp. EPa45 genomic window:
- a CDS encoding DUF3145 domain-containing protein, translated as MRASNQFADATTGVVYIHASPAAVCPHVEWALSSTLNARANLKWTPQPAMPGQLRAVTNWVGPVGTGARLANALRSWSVLRFEVTEDPSAGVDGERFCHTPQLGLWSGAMSANGDTMVGEMRLRTLMSSGADTLAAELDSVLGTAWDEALEPYRDGGDGGEVSWLSRGVG; from the coding sequence ATGCGTGCGTCGAACCAGTTCGCCGATGCGACGACTGGCGTGGTGTACATCCACGCCTCTCCTGCAGCGGTGTGCCCACACGTTGAGTGGGCACTGTCGTCGACCCTGAACGCCAGGGCGAATTTGAAGTGGACCCCACAGCCGGCGATGCCTGGTCAGCTACGGGCGGTGACCAACTGGGTTGGTCCCGTCGGCACCGGTGCCCGGCTGGCTAATGCGCTGCGCTCGTGGTCTGTCCTGCGGTTCGAGGTGACCGAGGATCCCAGCGCGGGCGTGGACGGCGAGCGGTTCTGCCACACGCCGCAGCTGGGTCTGTGGAGCGGGGCGATGAGTGCCAACGGTGACACCATGGTCGGCGAGATGCGCCTGCGCACACTGATGTCCTCGGGCGCCGATACGTTGGCCGCCGAGTTGGACTCGGTATTGGGCACGGCGTGGGATGAGGCATTGGAGCCGTACCGCGATGGCGGTGACGGTGGCGAGGTGAGCTGGCTCAGCCGCGGAGTCGGCTGA
- a CDS encoding HNH endonuclease signature motif containing protein, producing MFDSVWRSASDVAVVDAIVDFARAENQDAARRVAAIAELVARRCADDERAHWACDEWDAAVAEVSAALGITAGRASGEMLMAMSLRHRLPRVANLFSAGLLSYRVCEAITDRTYLIQDRPTLALVDKAIAEDALTWGALSVLKLQRAIDHWVDRYDPGAVRRVQSRVRERDVIVTVDAAAGTAEIAGRLSAADGEIVKRRLTRIAYSVCDDDPRTIAQRRSDAMGALGAGADRLACLCGNPDCPAAVDDARAAAVVVHVLAEADVLDAAPDPQMHGDGQEAQPAEPARPPAASAAITGNRGIVPAPLLAELINTGATVRMVRRPKDEPEPQYRPSTALDEWVRMRDMTCRFPNCDVPAEFCDVDHTIAWPFGPTHPSNLACMCRKHHLLKTFWAGWSDRQHPDGTITWTSPTGRTYTTRPGSHLLLPTWNTTTATLPPPPREPPPAIGILMPTRRTTRAAQRTQRITRERKLNDTHVAERNRPPPF from the coding sequence GTGTTCGATTCAGTGTGGCGCTCGGCGAGCGATGTCGCGGTGGTGGATGCCATCGTCGACTTTGCCCGCGCCGAGAACCAGGACGCTGCCCGGCGGGTAGCCGCGATCGCGGAGCTGGTCGCGCGACGTTGCGCAGATGATGAACGTGCGCATTGGGCCTGTGACGAGTGGGACGCTGCGGTGGCCGAAGTCTCGGCAGCGTTAGGAATCACCGCCGGCCGCGCGTCGGGTGAGATGTTGATGGCGATGTCGTTGCGGCACCGGCTGCCGCGGGTGGCCAATCTGTTCTCGGCAGGGTTATTGAGTTACCGGGTGTGTGAGGCAATCACCGATCGCACCTACTTGATCCAAGATCGCCCGACCCTCGCCTTGGTCGACAAAGCGATCGCCGAAGATGCGCTGACCTGGGGTGCGTTGTCGGTGCTGAAGTTGCAGCGCGCCATCGATCACTGGGTGGATCGCTACGACCCGGGGGCGGTGCGCCGGGTGCAGTCACGGGTCCGGGAGCGCGACGTGATCGTCACCGTGGACGCCGCTGCCGGCACTGCCGAGATCGCCGGTCGGCTCTCGGCCGCCGACGGTGAGATCGTCAAGCGCAGGTTGACCCGGATCGCGTATTCGGTGTGCGACGACGACCCCCGCACCATCGCCCAGCGCCGCTCCGACGCCATGGGCGCCCTGGGGGCCGGCGCGGACCGGCTGGCGTGCCTGTGCGGCAACCCCGACTGCCCGGCTGCCGTCGACGACGCACGCGCAGCCGCCGTGGTGGTCCACGTGCTCGCCGAGGCCGACGTGCTCGACGCCGCGCCGGATCCGCAGATGCACGGGGACGGTCAAGAGGCGCAACCCGCTGAGCCGGCACGCCCGCCGGCGGCCAGTGCGGCGATCACCGGCAACCGGGGCATCGTGCCCGCACCACTGCTGGCCGAGTTGATCAACACCGGGGCCACAGTGCGAATGGTGCGCCGCCCGAAGGACGAACCCGAACCGCAGTATCGGCCCTCCACTGCATTGGATGAATGGGTGCGGATGCGGGACATGACGTGCCGATTCCCGAATTGCGACGTGCCCGCCGAATTTTGCGATGTCGACCACACCATCGCCTGGCCCTTCGGCCCCACCCATCCGTCGAACCTGGCGTGTATGTGCCGAAAACACCACCTGCTCAAGACTTTCTGGGCCGGCTGGTCGGACCGTCAACACCCCGATGGCACCATCACCTGGACCTCACCAACCGGACGCACCTACACCACCAGGCCCGGCAGCCACCTGCTGCTGCCCACCTGGAACACCACCACCGCCACCCTGCCACCACCACCACGCGAGCCCCCACCCGCCATCGGCATCCTGATGCCCACCCGACGCACAACCCGGGCAGCCCAACGCACGCAACGAATCACCCGCGAACGCAAACTCAACGACACCCACGTCGCCGAACGCAACAGGCCACCACCGTTCTGA
- a CDS encoding SRPBCC family protein, which yields MVHLHVEKTIAAPPEKVFAWLAEPANLKAAPLIVTAEWARDSPPPGLGAIRTGFAIGLWFREEIVAYDPPHSYTYLIVGSVPAFEHKGGKLTFTPEGAGTHVDWVSTYTHPARGGGKAMEILSSKLLPWNFAAVLDGCAKALEPAA from the coding sequence ATGGTCCACCTCCACGTCGAGAAGACGATCGCAGCGCCGCCAGAGAAGGTCTTCGCCTGGTTAGCCGAGCCGGCGAATCTGAAGGCCGCTCCGCTGATTGTCACGGCCGAGTGGGCGAGGGATTCGCCGCCGCCGGGCCTCGGCGCGATCCGGACGGGGTTTGCGATCGGCTTGTGGTTTCGCGAGGAGATCGTCGCCTACGACCCGCCGCACAGCTACACCTATCTGATCGTCGGATCGGTTCCCGCGTTCGAGCACAAGGGCGGCAAGCTGACGTTCACGCCAGAAGGGGCCGGCACGCATGTTGATTGGGTGAGTACCTACACCCATCCAGCCCGTGGCGGCGGCAAGGCCATGGAGATACTCAGTTCCAAGCTTCTGCCGTGGAACTTCGCAGCCGTCCTCGATGGCTGTGCGAAGGCGCTGGAGCCTGCGGCATAA
- a CDS encoding diacylglycerol kinase — protein MISRVTVLTNPKSGHGNAPHAGELAVARFQELGIDVTGIVGRDAAHARQLVDEALTRDTDALVVIGGDGVIRLAIQALARSDIPLGIVPAGTGNDHAREYRLPMADPVAAVDVIAAGHTETVDLGHITGADGSRTWFGTVAATGFDSLVSDRVNRMSWPHGRMRYNVALIAEISQLRPLPFRLVLDGEREIVTDLTLAAFGNTRSYGGGMLITPGANHCDGLLDITMVHASSRTKLIRLFPTVFKGTHINLAEVSTDRARTISVDSPGINAYADGDYVCPLPAEISAVPGALKIIVPERL, from the coding sequence ATGATCTCCCGTGTCACGGTCCTGACGAACCCCAAATCGGGTCACGGGAATGCGCCGCACGCCGGGGAGCTGGCGGTGGCCCGCTTCCAGGAACTCGGGATCGACGTGACCGGGATCGTCGGACGCGACGCCGCCCATGCCCGCCAGCTGGTCGACGAGGCGCTGACCCGAGACACGGACGCGCTCGTGGTGATTGGCGGCGACGGGGTGATCCGTCTGGCCATTCAGGCTTTGGCGCGCAGTGATATTCCGCTCGGTATCGTGCCGGCCGGCACCGGCAACGACCACGCCCGCGAGTACCGGTTGCCGATGGCCGATCCGGTGGCGGCCGTCGACGTGATTGCGGCCGGGCACACCGAGACCGTCGACCTCGGGCACATCACTGGCGCCGACGGGTCCAGAACCTGGTTCGGGACGGTCGCCGCGACGGGGTTCGACTCACTGGTCAGCGATCGCGTGAACCGGATGAGCTGGCCGCATGGGCGGATGCGCTACAACGTCGCGCTGATCGCTGAGATCTCCCAGTTGCGACCCCTGCCATTCAGATTGGTGCTCGACGGTGAACGCGAAATCGTCACCGATCTGACGCTCGCCGCGTTCGGAAATACCCGCAGCTACGGCGGTGGCATGCTGATCACGCCCGGGGCCAACCACTGCGACGGACTGCTGGACATCACGATGGTGCACGCGTCGTCGCGCACCAAGTTGATTCGGTTGTTCCCCACCGTCTTCAAGGGCACGCACATCAACCTTGCGGAGGTCAGTACCGACCGTGCTCGCACGATCAGCGTCGACTCCCCCGGCATCAACGCCTACGCCGACGGCGACTACGTGTGCCCACTTCCCGCTGAGATCTCAGCGGTTCCCGGAGCGCTGAAAATCATTGTGCCGGAAAGGCTTTAG
- a CDS encoding helix-turn-helix domain-containing protein — protein sequence MDVPKLGRPARGSSTGRPIMVVLDVLGRRGALRVLWELRDGPLNFRALQEACETNPGSLNARLKDLRELGTVAHEDGGYRLSDSGRSLMKTLNNLQSWSEDWASGAKRKS from the coding sequence ATGGATGTTCCCAAGCTTGGCCGGCCGGCGCGTGGCTCGTCGACCGGGCGCCCGATCATGGTCGTTCTCGACGTGCTCGGTAGGCGCGGCGCGCTTCGCGTGTTGTGGGAATTGCGTGACGGACCATTGAATTTCCGCGCGCTTCAGGAGGCGTGCGAAACCAATCCCGGCTCGCTCAACGCGCGCCTGAAGGATTTACGCGAGCTTGGCACCGTCGCGCACGAGGACGGCGGCTACCGGCTCAGTGACAGTGGTCGTAGCCTCATGAAGACTCTCAATAATCTCCAAAGCTGGTCTGAGGACTGGGCCTCAGGCGCTAAGCGGAAGAGCTAA
- a CDS encoding serine hydrolase produces MATPLDSIADWPCSAAAAAVVGSTGVLAEYGDTTHQFRLASVTKPLAARAAQVAIEEGVVELDTPAGPEGSTVRHLLSHASGLSMHSAELMAEPGKRRVYSNYGFQVLAETIEANSGIEFGRYLAEAVFEPLGMTASRLEGGAEAAGYGGISTVADLVAFAVDLLAPTTVSAQLHEQAISVQFPGLTGVLPGFGVQRPNDWGLGFEIRDDKSPHWTGSSNSPRTFGHFGQTGTFIWVDPERALSLVALTERDFDDWARPLWPAISDEVLREYGPH; encoded by the coding sequence ATGGCCACGCCACTCGACTCGATCGCCGACTGGCCGTGTTCGGCCGCAGCCGCCGCGGTGGTGGGCAGCACCGGGGTGCTCGCCGAATACGGCGACACCACTCATCAGTTTCGGCTGGCATCGGTGACCAAGCCGCTCGCGGCGCGCGCTGCCCAGGTGGCGATCGAAGAGGGTGTGGTGGAGCTGGACACCCCCGCGGGTCCCGAGGGCAGCACGGTCCGGCATCTGCTGTCGCACGCCTCGGGGCTCTCGATGCACTCCGCGGAGTTGATGGCCGAGCCCGGCAAACGGCGGGTGTATTCCAACTACGGCTTTCAGGTGCTGGCCGAGACGATCGAAGCCAACTCCGGGATCGAGTTCGGTCGGTATCTGGCCGAGGCGGTCTTCGAACCCCTGGGCATGACGGCGTCGCGGCTGGAGGGTGGCGCCGAGGCGGCCGGCTACGGCGGTATCTCCACGGTGGCCGACCTCGTCGCATTCGCAGTGGACCTGCTGGCGCCGACGACCGTGTCGGCGCAGCTGCACGAACAGGCGATCAGCGTGCAGTTTCCCGGTCTGACCGGGGTGTTGCCCGGCTTCGGCGTCCAGCGGCCCAATGACTGGGGGCTGGGCTTCGAGATTCGTGACGACAAATCGCCCCATTGGACGGGTTCGTCGAACTCGCCGAGGACGTTCGGCCATTTCGGCCAGACGGGCACGTTCATCTGGGTGGATCCGGAGCGGGCATTGTCGCTGGTCGCGCTCACGGAGCGGGATTTCGACGACTGGGCCAGGCCGCTGTGGCCGGCGATCTCTGATGAAGTTCTGAGAGAGTACGGGCCGCACTAG
- a CDS encoding lipopolysaccharide assembly protein LapB, with amino-acid sequence MLTAILQTQADLLITARAAYRGGDFETSYAAFSRAGAVGPLTVDDLDAMATAAGRLGHGREAMRVGELVYVRLARTDPNAAAGKAVELGSAWLSRGEVAIGQSWIRQARGLLADVGGGPVLVKLTHLETIVAVLGDNADLAAEGSAVLRELSLENEQSAVAGEAYYQLGEIRRRRGDIDGAFAAYARAQELGAVPQPGVALLRCALGDVDTAQTEVRSAIAVADPRDLPRLLRGAAQIAFAAGELDEVEHYLRELESVGDVDPVLRGAVLVRRGRYREALTVLRAALREPRLRESASAVAEVHGWIEKAYNGLLTAPA; translated from the coding sequence TTGCTTACCGCGATACTTCAAACCCAGGCCGACCTGCTGATCACGGCCCGTGCCGCCTACCGCGGCGGCGACTTCGAGACCAGCTACGCGGCGTTCTCCCGTGCCGGTGCTGTGGGGCCGCTGACGGTCGACGATCTCGATGCGATGGCGACCGCCGCGGGCCGGCTCGGCCACGGCCGTGAGGCGATGCGCGTGGGTGAACTCGTCTATGTCCGACTGGCGCGGACCGATCCGAATGCGGCCGCAGGCAAGGCGGTCGAGCTCGGCTCGGCGTGGTTGTCGCGCGGCGAGGTGGCCATCGGTCAGAGCTGGATTCGCCAGGCGCGCGGCCTGTTGGCCGATGTCGGAGGGGGGCCGGTGCTGGTCAAGCTGACACACCTGGAGACCATCGTGGCGGTGCTCGGCGACAACGCCGACCTTGCTGCCGAAGGCTCTGCTGTCCTGCGGGAGTTGTCGCTGGAGAACGAGCAGTCCGCGGTGGCCGGCGAGGCGTACTACCAGCTCGGCGAGATCCGACGGCGCCGCGGCGACATCGACGGGGCGTTCGCGGCGTACGCCCGGGCGCAGGAGTTGGGCGCCGTGCCGCAGCCCGGTGTGGCGCTATTGCGCTGTGCGCTGGGCGATGTGGACACCGCGCAGACGGAGGTGCGGTCTGCGATCGCGGTGGCAGATCCGCGTGATCTGCCGCGCCTGCTGCGTGGTGCGGCCCAGATTGCCTTCGCAGCAGGTGAACTCGATGAGGTTGAGCACTATCTGCGTGAGTTGGAGTCTGTCGGCGACGTCGATCCGGTGCTGCGCGGGGCGGTGCTGGTGCGCCGCGGCCGCTATCGCGAAGCGCTGACGGTGCTGCGGGCGGCGCTGCGAGAGCCGCGGCTGCGGGAGTCGGCATCTGCGGTGGCCGAGGTCCATGGGTGGATCGAGAAGGCCTACAACGGTCTGCTGACCGCCCCCGCGTAA
- a CDS encoding S-(hydroxymethyl)mycothiol dehydrogenase, whose protein sequence is MSQTVRGVISRSKKQPVELVDIVIPDPGPGEVVVDVIACGVCHTDLTYREGGINDEYPFLLGHEAAGTVESVGAGVTNVEPGDFVILNWRAVCGQCRACKRGRPWYCFDTHNAAQKMTLTDGTELTPALGIGAFADKTLVHQGQCTKVDPEADPAVAGLLGCGVMAGLGAAVNTGNVGRDDTVAVIGCGGVGDAAIAGAALVGAKKIIAVDTDDKKLDWAREFGATHTINAKELDPVETIQDLTDGFGADVVIDAVGRPETWKQAFYARDLAGTVVLVGVPTPDMRLDMPLVDFFSRGGSLKSSWYGDCLPERDFPTLISLYREGRLPLEKFVSERIGLDAIEDAFHKMHVGEVLRSVVVL, encoded by the coding sequence ATGAGTCAGACAGTGCGTGGTGTGATCTCTCGGTCGAAGAAGCAGCCCGTCGAATTGGTGGACATCGTGATCCCCGACCCGGGCCCGGGCGAGGTGGTCGTCGACGTCATCGCCTGCGGGGTGTGCCACACCGATCTGACCTACCGCGAGGGCGGGATCAACGACGAGTACCCCTTCCTGCTCGGCCACGAGGCCGCCGGCACCGTGGAGTCGGTGGGGGCGGGCGTCACCAATGTCGAGCCCGGTGACTTCGTGATCCTGAACTGGCGAGCGGTGTGCGGCCAGTGCCGCGCCTGCAAGCGCGGACGCCCCTGGTACTGCTTTGACACCCACAATGCCGCCCAGAAGATGACGCTGACCGACGGCACCGAACTGACCCCCGCACTGGGCATCGGGGCCTTCGCCGACAAGACCCTCGTCCACCAAGGACAGTGCACCAAGGTCGATCCCGAGGCCGACCCCGCCGTTGCCGGGCTACTGGGCTGCGGCGTGATGGCCGGGCTGGGTGCGGCGGTCAACACCGGCAACGTGGGCCGCGACGACACCGTCGCCGTCATCGGCTGCGGCGGCGTCGGCGATGCCGCGATCGCTGGGGCCGCCCTGGTCGGCGCCAAGAAGATCATCGCCGTGGACACCGACGACAAGAAGCTGGACTGGGCCCGCGAATTCGGCGCCACCCACACCATCAATGCCAAAGAACTCGACCCGGTCGAGACCATCCAGGACTTGACCGACGGCTTCGGCGCCGACGTGGTGATCGACGCCGTCGGGCGCCCGGAGACGTGGAAGCAAGCCTTTTACGCCCGTGACTTGGCAGGAACCGTTGTGCTGGTGGGTGTTCCGACCCCGGACATGCGCCTGGACATGCCGCTGGTCGATTTCTTCTCCCGCGGCGGATCGCTGAAGTCGTCGTGGTACGGCGACTGCCTGCCGGAGCGCGACTTCCCGACCCTGATCAGCCTCTATCGCGAAGGTCGGCTGCCGCTCGAGAAATTCGTCTCCGAACGCATCGGCCTGGACGCCATCGAAGACGCCTTCCACAAGATGCACGTGGGCGAGGTCTTGCGCTCGGTGGTCGTGCTGTGA
- a CDS encoding 2-hydroxymuconate tautomerase family protein: MPFVNVKVIEGVFSATQKQEIIRKVTDAMVEIEGENMRAVTWVVVEEVTSGDWGVGGNPLHAADVRALAAGQPVG; the protein is encoded by the coding sequence ATGCCATTCGTCAACGTGAAGGTCATCGAAGGAGTGTTCTCGGCGACGCAGAAGCAGGAGATCATCCGGAAGGTGACCGACGCCATGGTTGAGATCGAGGGCGAGAACATGCGGGCTGTCACCTGGGTGGTCGTCGAGGAGGTCACCAGTGGTGACTGGGGCGTCGGCGGTAATCCACTGCACGCTGCCGACGTCAGGGCACTCGCCGCGGGCCAACCCGTCGGATAG
- a CDS encoding carboxymuconolactone decarboxylase family protein: MTRYNNHSARVAPASAPLPADIHGAIDAIMRGKEPLVLFTTLARDRRLFFKLFNSGLLDRGHLTIRQREIVIDRTTAQCGAEYEWGVHVAAYATKAGLDAPQIASLVKSDANDEHWPDEDRVLIRLCDSLQDSCSVDDDLWESLLRYHSVESIIELLMLAGYYRMVSYLVNGLRLPLEPNTPRFADMPRATVPAGNSAGRQENRKGEDDAIRQREGHRRSVLGDAEAGDHPEGDRRHG; the protein is encoded by the coding sequence ATGACACGCTATAATAATCATAGCGCCCGGGTTGCCCCGGCCTCCGCTCCACTCCCCGCGGACATCCACGGCGCCATCGACGCAATCATGCGAGGTAAGGAACCGCTGGTTCTGTTCACAACATTGGCCCGCGATCGTCGCCTGTTCTTCAAGTTGTTCAACTCGGGACTTCTCGATCGGGGACACCTGACCATCCGGCAGCGCGAGATCGTCATCGACCGCACAACCGCACAGTGCGGTGCCGAATACGAATGGGGCGTGCACGTAGCGGCGTATGCCACCAAGGCCGGGCTAGATGCACCGCAGATCGCATCACTCGTCAAAAGCGATGCGAACGACGAACATTGGCCCGACGAGGACCGAGTACTCATCCGACTGTGCGACAGCTTGCAGGATTCCTGCAGTGTCGACGACGACCTGTGGGAAAGCCTCCTCCGCTACCACTCGGTCGAGTCGATCATCGAATTGCTCATGCTTGCCGGCTACTACCGCATGGTCAGTTACCTCGTCAACGGACTTCGACTACCGCTCGAACCGAACACACCACGCTTCGCGGACATGCCGCGAGCAACAGTTCCGGCCGGCAATTCCGCTGGCCGGCAGGAGAATAGAAAAGGAGAAGACGATGCCATTCGTCAACGTGAAGGTCATCGAAGGAGTGTTCTCGGCGACGCAGAAGCAGGAGATCATCCGGAAGGTGACCGACGCCATGGTTGA
- a CDS encoding MBL fold metallo-hydrolase: MSGIERVVTHGTFELDGGSWEVDNNIWIVGDSSEVIVIDAAHNAKAIEDAVGNRHVVAVVCTHGHNDHITVAPQLSADLDAPVLLNPADDILWQMTHGDKAFGTLEDGQVLKADGIELHAIATPGHSPGSTCLYAPALGAVFSGDTLFQGGPGATGRSFSDFPTILGSIKNKLGKLPADTVVYTGHGDTTRIGDELVNYDDWAAKGS, encoded by the coding sequence GTGAGCGGCATCGAGCGGGTTGTCACCCACGGAACCTTCGAACTCGACGGCGGCAGTTGGGAAGTCGACAACAACATCTGGATTGTCGGTGACTCCTCAGAGGTGATCGTCATCGACGCCGCCCACAACGCCAAGGCCATTGAGGACGCCGTCGGCAACCGTCACGTCGTCGCGGTGGTGTGCACCCACGGCCACAACGACCACATCACCGTCGCACCGCAGTTATCAGCCGATCTCGACGCCCCGGTCCTGCTGAACCCCGCCGACGACATATTGTGGCAAATGACACACGGCGACAAGGCTTTTGGCACGCTCGAAGACGGCCAGGTGCTCAAAGCAGACGGAATCGAGTTACACGCCATCGCCACGCCCGGGCACTCCCCCGGCTCCACCTGCCTGTACGCCCCGGCGCTGGGAGCGGTGTTCTCCGGCGATACGCTCTTCCAGGGCGGGCCCGGCGCGACCGGCCGCTCGTTCTCTGATTTCCCGACCATTCTCGGCTCGATCAAGAACAAGCTGGGCAAGCTGCCTGCCGACACCGTCGTCTACACCGGCCACGGGGACACCACGCGGATCGGCGACGAGCTGGTGAACTACGACGACTGGGCGGCCAAAGGCAGTTAG